The DNA region CCAGTTTTACGCTCTACTTTCTTCAATTATTGGCGAGATTGTGCCTTTGCTAGGAGAAACACAACCCACTGAGGGGAAAAAGCTTCGTGCAGGCCTGGCCACTGGTTGCTCTAGAATAGCCTGCTCCAAGAATTGTGCCTGCATCCCTCATCCTCAACCAGGTTGTATATAGGTAGGTCAGTAGCTCATTAGTAATGCTTAATGAGATTTATAGCCCACATGAGCTCCTTGACATCATGCTCTGACCTAGAGTTTCTTCTGATTTCTGCTCTCCAGCATCGGGATTGGGGTTCTTCCTCCTGCAGACTGGTTCTCCCCCAAGCCCCTGCAGCTGTCCATGTGCCATGCTACTCCGCGGTGAGGTAGGTGAGAGGTGTCCAAGTGGTGGTCCTCCAGGCAGTAATACCCAGGCCCCCACGACAACATTTCTGTAATGCCAGCTTACGCGCCTGGGGGCCTGCAGCCTCCCTGCAGGCATGGCATGCAGGCATGCAGCACCCCGGCAAGGGAGAGTGCTGAGCATCCCTGGGAAGGACACCTTGCTGTGTTTCAACAACGAATCCAGGCCCCGGCTCACTCCCGGGAAAGGGGAAACTAATTTATCAGAGACACCCCTCTCCTGGCTGCTTCCTCAAACCTGGGCAGACAGACAACCTGGAACAACCCGATTTCCTTCTCTAGGACTTTAAGCTCACCTCTGCATTGCTTTTAAGCTTCCCACGTAAGCACATAGTTATCTGTAGCTCTTACTGAGGGTTCAGCAGCTCTGTTTCAGAGCCTGGCACCCTGAGGGATTTGGTTGGTAGTTTTTGAAAGGAAGTACTGCTTTCAGCTGGAGACTGCTTCTCCTCCCTTTTGGGGAAGCATTGCTCCATCAGATGGTCACCTTTGTAGCACTGGCAGGCCACAAGCACTTTGCTCTCCCTCAGCTCCTTGTTCACCTGGATAAAGTTTGTCTGGCTTCCCTGACAGAGCCTGCTTCTGCTTCGGAGGGGATACGCTGATCCCTGCACACAGACCTCCCtgctcttgctttaaaaaaaaataaaaatctcagccTGCCCTTTTCTTTCCTTGAGTATCAGGTGCTTTGTGCACAGCCTGCAGACCCCTTGGGGCCGGGACTTTCCTTCTGGTCGGTGTTTATCCAGCTCCCAGCACAGCAGTGCCTTTGTCCATAGCTGAAGCTCATGTGCGCTGCGACAGTAAAATATTAGTGATGAAACTGTTCCCTTCTCTATGCACAGAGACGCAATGATCCCCTCTGCAGAGGTGGCAATAGCCCTGGGAGCATTACAGGGCAAATCTTTCTAACAGTCTTGGTTTAGATTAGTCTCTTGCCTACATTTCTCCagccccatctctccccatccgTCCCAGGTAGGAACCGCTGAGTATGTGTCCGGTCAGGGTATCCCATGGGTTCCTCTGTCTTTCCCTCCAGCAGGATAGCGAAGAGCAGGCGCACCTATGGGGTGAGGGGGCAGCAAGCCACTGTGGGCTGGGACGGACCGTCCCCTCTGTCCCCACCGGCCAGGCACGTGCTCCTGGCTAGACCTTGTGCCCTGCAGGAGGCTCAAACAGAAATGCCATGTTTATTGTCAACAATCAACCAGCTTTACAAAAGAAATTGTCCCGATACGCCACatttacacacacgcacacgcaccaGCGCGCATCAGGGGCCCGTTTCACAAACGTACAAAAGagcgcgagcgagcgagcggcttGGAGCAGGGCGGGGGGTTCATCTCAGTCACGGTGCACGAAAATCATGGTGTTTGCCACTTTGCACGACGGCTGTGTTTCTCTCCTGTCCACCGCCGCGTCCTCCCCCCAGCCGGGCtgagctgccccacggcccttGTGTGGGGCACCTGGGGCTGAGGGCGGCACGGCTGGGTgccggggagaggagggaaaggacACGAGGACGATGCCGGAAATACTATGGCAGGTCTGGCCCCTTCAGCCGCCTGCCGCCTCCCCGCTTTGCCTCCCCATGAGCAGGGAGGGCAGCCATCGCCTCGAGTCACCGACAGTGCAAAGTGGGACCttttttttggaagggggggAGCAATGGAAGCTGAACACCACATGAGCAACCATGAGACCCCCAAAAtaaccctcccaccccccccccggtacACACACTCACACGCACGCACATGTATGTAGACATCAGTGACCACACCACACAGCGTGGAAACATTGTGTTATCAGGCACTCCACGGGAAAAATCTCAGCCTGCCCTCGTCCTCCCTCTAGCTCAAGGCTAgtgacccccccccacacacccctcaCCCCAGTTCAGCACTGCCCCAAGCCACCAGCATCCCCTGTCCCTGTGTCCGTGGGGCCCAGGAGCAGCTCATGGCGGGGGACAGAAGGGGGACAAGGAAAGCAGCCCCCCACAGGCAAGTCACCCCTCAAAAAGGTGGGGGCCAGCAGGGCTCCTCTGGCCAGGACTGTATTCCTCATCTCTTTTTGCCTGGCTTTACTCCATTTAAGAGCTGTGCCACCCTCCGCCGCAACCATAGCTGGGCGTGAAGGGGGGGGGAGACGCTTTCCCCAATGGTCTCCAGCCGTTGAGCTTCACCAGCCACCCCAGAGGTGCCGCAGAGCCCCTCCACGGGAGGCAAGCGCTCGTCACGGTGGTGATCTTGCAGGCATGGCCGCACTGCTGCGGTAGCACCACTTGCCCCTCTCAGCACCGGTCTGCTCCTGCCTGGCCATGCGGAGCACCCTTGCTCCTTCAAGGGTGgggagaaaccaaaaaaaaaaaccccaaccagaCATGCTGGATCTCAGCCAAGAGGGGCCACGGGTAGCAGAAAGCTCCGCAAGAAACAGCAATGTCCTGGCAACAGGACCACCAGCTATTTTTCACAGCATCGCTTCCCTCTGCCTCCAAAGCCTGACTCCCCTCAGGGCAGAAACGCCATGTACAGGCTGTGGAGGCACAGGAATAAGCTCGGGCGAGGATGTGCCCCCGTGAATCCTCCTTTTGCCTCCCTGGTGGGAGGAGGGTGCCCTGGCCCCACAGTGCCCATCCCTCCTCAGCCCGGGTGGCAAAGGCTCCCTCTCACCTGCCACATTAACGGAAAGGCAACAagacaatttttttcaaaatctctgTAACACCTTTCTAGCAGACAAGATGAGTCATGTTCAAAGCCTTCTCTGAGAAACGCTGCCCTGAGACAAAAGGACGATCACGTAATCTCAAGGCCCTTCCCAGCCCTACTCTGGGGCTGttataccaaaaaaacccccaaaacaaaacacaaaaaacgtCACAAGGCTCCTCTTCAGTTGTAAAAGCACTGGGTTTAGCTCTCTGCGTCAGCAGACGCTGACTCCACTGCTcgttctgctcctctccctccatgTGGGAGAAGGTGGGAATGGCTCTGGCGgtgcttttctctctgttttgtcTATAAAGGCAGGTATTGAAATGCCCTTGCGGGCTGGGACGCGCTTGGTGCTCCTGGCCACGTTAGCCAGCAGGCTGCAGGTAAGGAGGGCTGCAGTGCCTGATACTCTCATTTTTTTCATGCCAGTGCCATCACGGGTGACAAACATCCACATGTGGGTTTGCATTTATGATACTCAGACGAATGAGCAGCGTTCACTGACTCCCTGGCCACGGACATTTTCAATTAGATATGTACAACCCCAGCAAACAGGAGCTTCTTAACAGGATTGCCGTCAGCTTTGCCACCCACGGCAGGAGCAGCCCCACTTGCTCTTCCCAGGGAAGGAAGCAATATGCATTTGAAAAAACAGGGCAGTAAAAGAAGAGCTgatggggaaggaagggaataTGCTGAAGGCTTCTGTTGAACAGCTCATGGCCACGCCTTTAGGCTTATTTGAAGTACAGGCTCACAAAACCAAATATCAgggcataataaataaataaataaataaataaatggcaggTGTTTGGGGGATCTGGTCACTTGAGCCCACTGATGGCACCCCACTAGAACTAGTGCTCAGGGCAGATAAAAGTCTCTGGGTCCTGCTGGAGTCAAATAGAGAAAGGAAATGAGTTACACCAGcaactgcaaataaataaataaataaaaagggggCTGGGGTTTCCCTAGCAGCCCAGCAGCAGTTACATGCCCAGCTCCTTACGTCTTCTGCTCCTTCACATCGCAGTCCTGATTTGCAATGGAAAACTCTCAGTCTCCCCCGGCCAGCCAAGGCCTCGCTCTCATGGACCAGAGCATGCTGTTTTGTTCCTTAAAATAGACCTGCTGCCAGAACAAGCCTCACCTTGGGCTCCCATCCTTAAAACCACCCTTCCCTCTTCAGCACCCGCTGCAAGCCCCACCACCTCCCAGCAGGAGCAGGCTGCCAGCCCCGGCCACTGAAGGGGCAGATACACCTTGCATCTTTGCTACCGTGAAATAACGCAACgcaaggggaaggagagctgttTGGGTGCTTTGTTGGTGCCCCCAACACCAGTACGGTTACCCCAGCGCCCTCCTGGGTGCTGACTGTCCCCAGGGCTGTGCCAGCCTCAGTGGCGCACAGTTTGGGGGCAAGGTGTGCCTGGGGCTTGGGGCATGCCGGGGCTGCCAAGCCGGAAAGCCTGGTCACACCAGGATGTGCAGTGGGGTGCAGGTATGGCAAGGTCCTCTCAACGTGGAAATGGGGACGAGGCCTTGGAGAGGCTGGCTGGCGGGGAGCAAGACGAGGGAGAggctgcccagggcctccccgtCCCGGCACACCGGCATCCTCCACCAGCCCCTGCAGGGATGTGGCTGTGGGGGCCATGCCTGgctcctccctaagcctggccgggggtccccgcgcttgccaggaggctgcaggagcgctgggacaGCATGGGTTTGGAGCTTGAGGGCTGTCGGtgcgggaggggaaggggcctCCTGCCGCCCCCTTCCTCGGCAGCCAGGAGGACGGGGAGGGGATCGCTGCTGTGCTCCTTCccgtgggtggggggggggtgaggggccaCTCATGCCTTCATCCTCTCCTCGCACACCGCGAAGCTTGCCTTGCCGGCGCCCCCGAAGACCTCCACCACCTGGTCGTCCCACTGGATCACGTTGCCTTGCAGGTGGGAGGTGCAGTTGGCCATGGCCAGGATCTCCGCTGGTGCCAGCATGTGGTCCCAGATACTGAACTGCGTGATCTCCCCCACGAAGGCCTGCGTGGCATCAAACCGGCCACCCAGcgtgtcctggagggcagaggatggagcaggagagcagagatGGAGATGGGGAAAGAAGCAATTTGGGCAGAGGAAGCAAGAAGCAAGAAGCAAGGAGGGGAGCGGACAGACAGATGcagcaaagagaggaggagacagacaAGGGGGAAGAGGGAGCACGATGAGTGCACATGGCCCACCTGGAGGACAGGCTAGCAGCCAGGAGAGCCCCTCACCCAAGCATGGAGGTGGCTGCCCTTGTGGCACCCCATGCCGGGagctcctgcccccaaaccccagccccACTTGGGGGCTCCCCCACGTGGGGCTCACAACCCCAGAGTGTCCTGGGGCTCCTGCCCCCCTGGACCTGCCCTAGAGACTGCAGTGAAGGGCCAGCATGGCACGTACCTGCTCCTGGCCAAGGATTATCACCCCCTGTGGCTTGATGGCGTGCCAGGAGGCCAGGTTCTCGCTGGCACCCCGCTGCTCGCCATCCTGGTAAGCCGCCCACTTGCCGTCCCGGGTGGTCCACGCCACACAGATGTGGtgccaggccttgtccttcaggCTCAGCGGCAGCTGGGCAACCTGCAAGCGAAAAGGCCAGAGCCCAGCACTCAGGCACCCCTCGCAGGGGAGGCCGTCAGGCATGGCTGCCACCGCAGCACCCCAAAGTCTAACAACACCCAGATTTGCTGCTTCTCCCtctcaacaccccccccccccatcctgggCCATCTTACCcatcctcctgctccccccatcTCCAAccctctgccccttcctcccagCTCTTCCTCGTGCTCCTTCATGcaggtcccagctctgccacagctaCTTCTGGGGCCCACGGCAGTGCAAACACCAGGGCCAGACCCTGCTGCTGCCTTGTAGGCTAAATTACTGCATGCCAGCCACTTCACAGGACCATGTGCTGGCTCTCATCCCACTGCACGTAGAGGGAATGCAAGGTGGCCTCTGCCTCCCCAAGCTGGGGGAAGTTTCTTGCtatgcaggaaaataaaaaacagactaCAGGCCGTTACCACAGGGCAGCTGAGGTGTGGTAACTCAAGGTGAGACAAATTAGCACGGCTACACCTGAGGGACCCCCCTCTGGGTTGCTTGTGATGAAGACCAGGCCTGGGAAAGCTGTTGAGActaaggagagaaaggaaggagcttCACGCCTCTTCCTTTGCCCGTGGCACCCCGGCTCTGTTGACCTTGTCATTGAtgagcagctccagggggttGGTGCCCCACTCCAGCAGCACAATCTCATTGGCCTGCCCCGGGACAGAGTAGGAGAAGGGAGTGCCGAGCCCGCCTGAGGCCTTGGACTTCAGCCACATGCAGATGGTGAAGGCATAGAGCTCTGGCAGGGTCTTCTTCATGCGGGCGTACATGTAGTTGTTCTGCACGGGGATGGTCACCTTGAAGGCATCAGGAGGGTTGTAGCTTGgtggccctgtgagccaaggagggggagaagggaggccAGTGAGCACCCACTGCCTGGGGTCAGAGTGGCCAAAGGGGCTGCTCCTGCGGACATGCACCTTCAGGAGGGGCCCAAGAGCTGATAGTGAGCCCCGCGTGGCACCTGGGAGGGCAGGGTGGGCACATGGGTCCCAGGAAATGGGCTCCACTGCGGGACTCACCGTGCTCCAGCTCGGTAACTCGGTTCTGGAGGGAGTTCAGCTCCTTCTCGATGtcgtgctgctgctggctgcggtCGCTGCTGGCCGCCTGGCGCTCCTTCTGCAGCGTCAGGatcttggagaggagctgctcctccagctgctccatCTTGGTGTGGAGTGCATCTCGGGTCAGCGCCGGGGAGGTGGGCGCTGAGGCGTTCGTCCgggctggcagctcctgctgcactcgGGGCAGTGGCAGGTGGACGgcaagaggaggaaaggaggaagaaaattcaGCATGGTATTAGCAGAAAGGcgtaaaaaaagagaaatttccaGGCAGCACAACTGCAGAGCGAGCTGGAACCAAAACTCTGGAGCCACCCCGTCAGCTGGAGAGCCTTCTCTGAGATCCTCTCCCCTTTAAACTCCCCTATTAATTTCATTGCAGCCTTTTCCTACAAAATGAAGCTGGCCACTTGATTACTTTTAATGACTTCTGCTGCTTCAGAGACAGAGCAAGGCTGGGACACACGGGAGTGCAGGTCTTCCCTCAGGTGAAACCCAGCCCATGCCTCTCCCTTGGTCAGTCCAAAACCAGTTTTAGGAGCCTGGTGAGGACGCGCCCTGCCATTACTGCATTGTACAAAGATCCCATTCCTCAGCCACTAGCTTGCTGGAAGACCTCATCCCAGCTGGCTTTATAAAAGCAGAGGAGGAGGTGGCTCTTTGCAACCCTGCAGCAAAGCACATGCATATGTGCTGACCCGCTGCAGAGGAGGAGTTTGCAGGAGGACGAAGAAACCCCTGGTTGACGCTGGCCCGGCTGACCCAGTTCCCATGGCAGGTATGCCACATCCTTGTGCTGGCTCCTCTGCTGCCTGGACCCTATGTGCGCTGGTGCAGCACCCAGATGTGTCCTGCAGTGGTGCCTGCAGCCTCGGGTGGCCGGCAGAGACCCATCGGGCAGCATGGTGGCCTGGGGGAGCGCAGGGAGGGCCAGGGCAGCCAGCCGCCCCCCTGCCGGTGTGCCAGGCTGGCTGGCATGCCAGTTGGCATGACGGCAGCTGGTGCTGAGGGCAGCCACCCAGACTCCCAGGCACTCCTCCAGAAATAGCagccctccctccttctctgtGCCCGGGCCGTGATGCTCCCAGCCTCCTTGGCGCTGGGCTGACACAAGTGGGAGCCTTGCCTGGGGATATTGGCATAACCAGGGGGTCTCCCCCCAAATTGCCTCCTTTATGAGCCAGAGTCACCAAAAGGGAGGGGAAACCACCGCTGCTCTGGGCATTAAGGGGAGTTTTTGTGTCTGCTCCAGCACAACCTTCTTCTTGTTTCCCCCATGTGCCTTGCCGGTGTTGGTAGGACATGAAGTGATGCCGTCCCTGCTATCTGGACAGGTGTGCAGCCCCTCTGACTGTGAAAGGAGGCAAAAATTCCCTGAAGGTCTCAGCTCCTgagcaagggagaggaaagaagtgccttctccaggctgaatctAGGATCACTGACCACACGAAACAGATGTGCTCTGCTCCTCACCCCACACAGAGCCTCAGGGCCCATGACTGCACTGGGCCCCGTTTTCTTCCTCTCATAGGATTGCCTCTGAAGAAGGTGTGTCTCTTCGGGTGGCTTGCGGGAAGCTCAGCGGAGCCTCTCAAGCGGTGCAGAGGGTGGGTACAAAGGAACAGGGTGGCTGTGCCACCACGGCTGTGGCCTCAGAGCTGGCCTGAGAGAGCGTCACCCGCACTTGTGGTTCCTGGCTGCTTGCTGCTGAGGTAGTTACTTGTCAGGATGGTATCTGGGAGAAGAACCAGCTTGGAGAAGGGCTGGTACTGCCCTAAGTGGCCGTGATGCTGCCAGTGCCCGCCCTTGCAGTACGAGGACCATCTGCAGGGGTCAACCAAAAGAGCCCTGGTGCTCAAGGGGAGCAGGCTCAAGTGAGCAGGACACCCAGGACCTTTATGTACGTCCATGAACCATGATCAAACTTGTGCAAGTTTTGCAAGTACTCACTAGCATGCCCAGCTGGGACAAGCGAGCCCACTCTGGGTATCCGCTCACGACACAAGCTGTGGGAGGCCTTCTTCAAACAGCTCTCCACGCATTCTTGGCTGGCCAACTTGTTCCTCAGCTCCCTAGTCTGAACCACACTCACGCAAGCCTGCTTTGCACAGTGATTGCCCCCTGCACGTTAAACAGAGGTGAGCTCCTGGCAGCGAGGGGGCAGTCACTGAGCatccctgctctcctccccacTGGGGCAGGGGATCTCTTGGGCAGCTGAAACTGTGTGTGCTGTCATGTTTCTCCACCAAAATTATGCAGAGAAGTTATACTgtgccaaaaaaacccaactcaacATGACAAGTCCTGCCTTGTACTGTGGGCCTGGTCCAAAGAGTttccagctttttatttttcttctccatacCTCTTTTTCCAGGATGGACAAGACCTGATGCTAATGTATACAAAATATGAGGAGGGAAAACCCCTGATGCACCTCCGAAGCTTTTCTATTCATCATAAACAATAGAGGGGAGGGAAGGCAAGCCAGAGTCTAGGAAGATTTCAAATGTTTCCAAATTGCTGCCAGGAAGGCCACGAAGAAGGTTCCCAacaccctctgagctctgctggggTCTGCTGAAACCCGATTACCTGCACAAAACATGTCACCTGCAGGGAATGGGGGAAAACCCTCTCTTGGCTTGTCCCTGGCCAGCCTTggcaacagagacagaaaaatagcTCAGGGGCATGTTTACTCATTTTGTGGCTCCTCTTACTAAACCGGCACCTTTTTGAGGCCTGACAGCCTCCATGGCCACCTGCTCCCTCCCACCACATGGTCCCCCCCCTTAGCTCCATCCCTAGAGATTTTTGCTCGTGGCTGTGCATGGAGAGCACTACAGCATCCTGCCTTGCTAGGGACGTGATGGAGCCGCTGGGGACACGTCCTGCTCACACGGGACCCGCGGCACAGTGCCTGTCCTCCTGGAGAAAAGCCAGGGGACAGAGACGGCTGCAGCAGCATGCAGCCACTGCAAAGGAGGACAGCAGGAGGAAAGTGCCGCGGGGAGGAAGGGCTGAAGGATCCTGCTGGCATAAGAACGGATGGATCCGAATCAGCCAGGAATACAGCAAGGCTGGGAATTAGACAGCGGCTGCCAGGCATCAGAGAAGCACGAGGATCTGGAAAAGCCTTCCCGTGGGAACTGCAAGGGCAAAGCCTTAGCTGCTTGTAAAACTGAGTGTGACAAATTTATGAAAGAGGTTGTATGGCCCGAAGCAGCCAGCATGAGGATCCAGGCACTCAGGGGACTCCTCCTCTACCTGCCTTTGTAAGTTATGTCAATACTCATCCTCCCagttaaaaaaagagagacagatgcGTCTGTCCTAAAATTCTCTGTCTTCATTTCCCTACCTGTGGCTCTTGCTATtctgccattttctgctcagttaAAGAGCCAAAACCACAACAGAATCGCACTCCGGGGACACACGGGAGCAGACCCGCGCCACCTTCCCCATGGGGTGGCGAGCATGGCTGCCTAACCTCCAGCAGGGCTGTGCCCCGTTGAGCTCCCCCAGGACGCAGCTCCGCGGAGCACACGGCATGCGGGAACGTCAGTCCTCCCTGGCTCGGGTTTTGTAAGCGATCCTCCTTAAGAAGCAGGAATCCCTGGCCTGAGCTTCGTGCGTGAGGAGGGGGATCCTGCAGCCCAAACCAGCGAGCAAAAGCCAGCCATTCCTGCTGGGTTTCTCTGAGCCGCGCCAGGGACACCGTCACGAAGAACAAAATGTCTTTCAGGAGGAAAAACGCTCGGCAAACGCGTCCTTTCTTTGATGGTTCTGCCAAAGGAAGCGCTCGGTCTGCTGGTGGGGAAAGTGAGGCCCCATATCGTCTCATAGGAAACGTGcggagagagggttttttttttttttttaatcatacagATGAATTAACAAGAAAATATTCCCTCGACAAAGCAGTGGTGTGTGTAGATGGGGAGACGAATTTGCTCTTTAGTCATCTGCCTGCGCTACGTtcctccctcctgtcccctccggGGCAAGAGACTTTAATGGCAATTGCAGGCAGGGAATCGTAAGCTTTTGAGAGGGGAGAGGCCTTTTAGGGCCGTCTATTGCTGCCCTCTGCCATCAGCCACTGTGGCCTTGTTCTTCTTCCCCAGGAAGGCTCTGTTTTGGCTTCAATTATACCAAACAGTGGGAGACGGATCAAGCCCGAGTGCAAGAGGGCTGCAGGCTCCATCCATGttctccctgctgccccaagaGCTCGCTAGCCCTTTTGTGGGGTCTCATGCAGACCTCAGAAAGCAAGGCAGAGACAGCGGGCAGGAGGATAGCAGGGTGGAGAGATGGATGGAAGAAGAGGTAAGCTGAAAGGTTATTTCACATCTTCAGGGGAGGAATGATTCCCGAGCACGGCTGCCTGCGTTGTATCAAAGAGGTGCTTGCTTTGTTTGCAGGGGGGCAGCACGCATGAGATCTAAGTtgttttcacctctttctttatgcactcaccctgctgctgCAGGTTTTGAGAGCTTTTCTAATCCACCTAGGCTGCCTAGCTCTTGTGAAGGCCGCAGCGCTCTTTGATTGTCCTGGCTGCGGGTCTACAGGCTACGTCCCTGCTTTCATGCACAGCTCCATTAAGGAGCTGTTaatagggggaagaaaaaaaaaagacttggggCTTTTGTCACTCTTGTTAGCCCCCTGATAGCCTGCCCTACATTATTCAATAATGGCTGATGgctttttcttttagattttttccctcttccagctCTTCTCTCTGCCTCTATTTTCTTATTACTTCTCTCTttataacttttctttctttggcttcTTTCACTTCTATTCCTTTGTAGTTTCTCCATTCTTCCTTCCGATGCACttagagccccccccccccaaacttcctCTCACCTCTTCTTCAGTTCCCTCCCCCTTTCTGAATCTTTCCAGCTCTTTATCCTGCTTTGCCCcgtcctctccctccctcctcctccca from Apteryx mantelli isolate bAptMan1 chromosome 1, bAptMan1.hap1, whole genome shotgun sequence includes:
- the NPTXR gene encoding neuronal pentraxin receptor, with amino-acid sequence MLAFLGAIICIIASVHPAGTAAPAAPAADNDSAAAALLPAADKGLGALHGPAEALASAGPRVPGSPPLFSRFVCTPLSAECPAAAAGPEELLALRSAAAQLRRTALEQKERIRMDQETIRELTGKLSRCEGGLQPAAAAAAAAGLRAAPRPGTMGHPADEPPAVRELEEAVRALQDRIDRIEQELPARTNASAPTSPALTRDALHTKMEQLEEQLLSKILTLQKERQAASSDRSQQQHDIEKELNSLQNRVTELEHGPPSYNPPDAFKVTIPVQNNYMYARMKKTLPELYAFTICMWLKSKASGGLGTPFSYSVPGQANEIVLLEWGTNPLELLINDKVAQLPLSLKDKAWHHICVAWTTRDGKWAAYQDGEQRGASENLASWHAIKPQGVIILGQEQDTLGGRFDATQAFVGEITQFSIWDHMLAPAEILAMANCTSHLQGNVIQWDDQVVEVFGGAGKASFAVCEERMKA